Proteins encoded in a region of the Trypanosoma brucei gambiense DAL972 chromosome 4, complete sequence genome:
- a CDS encoding receptor-type adenylate cyclase GRESAG — protein sequence MVTFMRELYVRDGAFTYVVFSLLLQVLTASSLANDKIQVKVYNMLYSNKISAKIYDPIIAGFNASITNGNPPSGANVEVVYVPTMDDSKYADYLGKHMTTNDGKELPVILGPVGDKNTLGLLKYFKEKNVISFSPFTGSSKVRSWNPNLYFLTASPAAEMLALLRYAITQLRLHRLGFMYLKDVSYGDDEYKLAVELTTRMDRKLCGVFALKSQIGKESDDSSFSAEWDKFANTRPQGVIVFGSPIPDTKKFLMKSLEDERTKGGYLLIPSTLQYVIKNKWAKELGRDRFVPDKIIITGTNPLAKDDGYDAIKRFKDDMAKYLKLNRNNFSKDNWNVNLNVDESNFTEQDTEAELMVSGWIAGEVLKQALSCREWLTSRDAFITSLYNQRRYVIDDIVVGDFGGECRGMAGERGASCLCNQGGNVVYMKKMEEDLRLHPMKEGVLALTSSRCYRDLSQLYAPLSGIMFKLTDDPKALRTAEAIYDGAFYVVGKGQLGHSDRFFLHWLSSKSHDTSTALYDEVKERVVTAVFGVVDDSLLSTKGMAFIDPITLTPQLSNPRRNVIHLSPTLEQQLFVIVEHIIQNGAGKMHAIVRSGDTKDIGEMLNKTLDFFESSLSSFVASGEGSTLRDKLPTAGEVLVAGLISDDIPIILSHLGKHHNVRIFVPFFDVALLYDELVSAFRNKPFADRLLFATNLPHWGDKNTKSDLVREFHRVVRDESKWKPLSLLGYVTARAMINVLQRMGHVTPEELVDAIFSQSVITVDDMRYGPFDDKCTNKASFEEKHCAVNYGATHISVWSMSRVLNPSVSPVVTHVTPLMIYGYAKWFRLKRGHIAAIAVSCVVVLALFVTVLVLISASRRNARDNNNAPKEPTDPVTLIFTDIESSTAQWAAHPEQMPDLVATHHRLIRSLITRYECYEVKTVGDSFMIACKSPFAAAQLACDLQRDFLNHDWKTTELDESYREFERKRAEDDSDYTPPTASLDPEVYRQLWNGLRVRVGIHTGLCDIRHDEVTKGYDYYGRTSNMAARTESVGNGGQVLMTRSTYLSLSGEEREQLNVTPLGDVPLRGVPKPVEMYQLNAVPGRTFAALRLDREFEEEEDNVTGSITSGSGSFAHGLTATAQQVAGCIDALLGTFPATQRQKMLATFCERWRVKKPPGMDAWNEASCRCVTRRIAAKVGCVMDFGTRNTSGSGGSFERGGSLFSPGGAAAIMLASSSSSSCVEGRCGTVQLIEQENVSAAS from the coding sequence ATGGTTACCTTCATGCGTGAATTGTATGTTAGAGATGGTGCATTCACTTACGTAGTGTTTTCTCTGTTACTACAGGTGCTGACTGCATCATCACTTGCAAATGATAAAATACAGGTGAAGGTATACAACATGTTATACAGTAACAAGATTTCAGCAAAGATATATGATCCTATTATTGCAGGCTTCAACGCATCCATTACCAACGGGAACCCGCCGTCAGGTGCTAATGTGGAAGTGGTATATGTTCCAACCATGGATGATTCTAAATATGCTGACTATCTCGGGAAACACATGACAACCAATGATGGTAAGGAACTCCCTGTTATACTGGGACCTGTGGGTGATAAAAACACTCTAGGTCTCTTGAAAtatttcaaagaaaagaatgtgaTTAGTTTCTCACCCTTCACAGGATCCAGTAAGGTACGCAGTTGGAATCCTAATCTGTACTTCCTGACAGCATCACCCGCTGCTGAGATGCTTGCTCTTCTCCGTTATGCTATCACTCAGTTACGGTTACATCGGCTGGGTTTCATGTACTTGAAAGATGTTTcttatggtgatgatgaatatAAGCTTGCTGTGGAATTGACAACACGGATGGATCGCAAACTGTGCggtgtttttgcattgaAGAGTCAAATTGGTAAGGAATCGGATGACAGTAGCTTCAGTGCAGAGTGGGATAAGTTTGCAAATACTCGACCTCAGGGTGTGATTGTATTTGGCTCTCCAATCCCTGATACGAAGAAATTCCTAATGAAATCATTAGAAGATGAAAGGACAAAAGGTGGATATTTGCTCATACCCTCTACACTCCAATATGTCATCAAGAACAAGTGGGCAAAGGAATTGGGTAGAGACAGGTTTGTGCCTGataagataataataactgggACTAATCCACTTGCGAAGGATGATGGCTATGATGCAATCAAACGATTCAAGGATGATATGGCAAAGTACCTGAAACTTAACAGAAATAATTTTTCGAAAGATAATTGGAATGTTAACCTAAATGTTGACGAAAGCAACTTCACCGAGCAAGACACTGAAGCTGAGCTGATGGTGAGTGGATGGATTGCTGGAGAGGTATTGAAACAAGCACTGAGTTGTCGCGAATGGCTAACTAGCAGGGATGCATTTATTACATCACTTTACAATCAACGTCGTTATGTAATTGatgatattgttgttggtgactttggtggtgagtgccgtGGTATGGCGGGTGAGCGGGGTGCATCATGTTTATGTAATCAGGGTGGGAATGTGGTGTACATGAAGAAGATGGAAGAGGATCTCCGTCTACATCCTATGAAGGAAGGTGTATTAGCTCTTACTTCATCTCGCTGCTATCGAGACCTGTCACAGCTGTACGCCCCATTGAGTGGCATCATGTTTAAACTAACTGATGACCCAAAGGCACTGCGTACTGCAGAGGCAATATACGATGGTGCcttttatgttgttggaaagggtcAACTTGGTCACTCTGATAGATTCTTTTTACACTGGCTATCCTCGAAATCTCATGATACTTCTACAGCTCTGTATGATGAAGTGAAGGAGCGAGTTGTAActgctgtgtttggtgttgtggatgattCGTTACTGTCGACGAAGGGTATGGCATTCATCGATCCCATAACACTCACACCACAACTGAGTAACCCCAGAAGGAATGTGATCCACCTGTCACCAACACTTGAGCAACAACTATTCGTGATAGTTGAGCATATCATACAAAATGGTGCTGGAAAGATGCATGCCATTGTGCGTAGTGGTGATACGAAAGATATTGGAGAGATGCTGAACAAAACACTTGACTTCTTTGAATCGTCATTAAGCTCCTTTGTTGCGAGTGGTGAAGGTTCTACTTTGAGAGACAAGCTACCGACTGCAGGTGAGGTATTAGTTGCAGGTCTCATCTCAGATGATATCCCCATAATCCTCTCTCACCTTGGCAAACACCATAATGTGCGTATCTTCGTCCCGTTCTTTGATGTTGCGTTACTCTATGATGAACTTGTGAGTGCCTTCCGTAACAAGCCATTTGCTGACCGTCTGCTATTCGCAACGAATCTGCCACATTGGGGAGATAAGAACACAAAATCTGATTTGGTACGTGAGTTCCACAGAGTTGTACGAGATGAGTCGAAGTGGAAGCCATTGTCATTACTTGGATATGTCACCGCACGTGCAATGATAAATGTCCTGCAACGTATGGGACATGTAACGCCGGAGGAGCTTGTAGACGCCATCTTCAGCCAATCTGTCATTACAGTTGATGATATGCGATATGGTCCTTTTGATGACAAGTGTACTAACAAAGCTTCATTTGAAGAGAAACACTGTGCTGTGAACTATGGTGCGACGCATATTTCTGTATGGTCGATGTCACGTGTTCTGAATCCTTCCGTGTCTCCTGTGGTGACTCACGTCACACCCTTGATGATATACGGTTACGCTAAATGGTTTCGACTTAAGAGAGGACACATTGCTGCTATTGCAGTCAGCTGCGTTGTTGTATTGGCACTGTTTGTTACGGTTCTGGTACTTATATCGGCATCACGCCGGAACGCccgtgacaataataatgctcCCAAGGAACCAACAGACCCCGTAACATTAATATTCACTGACATCGAGAGCAGTACAGCGCAGTGggcagcacaccctgagcAAATGCCTGACCTTGTGGCAACACATCACCGTTTGATCCGCTCCCTCATCACACGGTATGAGTGCTACGAAGTGAAAACTGTTGGAGACTCTTTTATGATTGCGTGTAAAAGTCCCTTCGCTGCTGCACAACTCGCATGTGACTTGCAACGTGATTTTCTAAACCATGACTGGAAGACCACTGAGCTCGATGAGTCTTACCGTGAATTCGAACGAAAGCGTGCGGAAGATGACAGTGATTACACACCACCAACTGCGAGCCTGGACCCTGAGGTTTATCGGCAACTGTGGAATGggttgcgtgtacgtgtgggGATTCATACTGGATTGTGTGATATTCGTCATGATGAAGTAACGAAAGGTTACGACTATTATGGACGCACATCCAACATGGCAGCACGCACGGAGAGTGTTGGTAAcggtggtcaggtgctgatgacgcGCTCAACATACCTGTCACTGAGTGGTGAAGAGCGTGAGCAACTTAATGTAACGCCTTTGGGTGATGTGCCGCTACGTGGTGTGCCGAAGcctgtggaaatgtaccagttgAATGCTGTACCTGGCCGTACCTTTGCTGCTCTGCGCCTTGACCGTGAAtttgaggaggaagaagataatGTAACTGGTAGTATCACCAGTGGGTCGGGATCTTTCGCACATGGTTTAACTGCCACTGCCCAACAAGTTGCTGGTTGTATTGATGCTCTGCTTGGCACATTCCCTGCTACCCAGCGACAGAAGATGCTTGCAACTttttgtgagcgttggcgtGTTAAGAAACCCCCAGGTATGGATGCTTGGAATGAAGCCAGTTGCCGCTGTGTCACTCGTCGGATTGCTGCGAAGGTGGGTTGTGTTATGGATTTTGGAACGAGAAATACCTCTGGTAGCGGTGGATCTTTTGAAAGGGGCGGAAGTCTCTTCTCACCTGGAGGAGCAGCTGCTATAATGCTTGCTTCATCCTCAAGTTCCTCCTGTGTTGAGGGACGCTGTGGTACCGTGCAATTGATTGAACAGGAAAATGTTAGCGCTGCCAGCTAA
- a CDS encoding receptor-type adenylate cyclase GRESAG 4,putative, translating into MVTFMRELYVRDGAFTYVVFSLLLQVLTASSLANDKIQVKVYNMLYSNKISAKIYDPITAGFNASITNGNPPSGANVEVVYVPTMDDSKYADYLGKHMTTHDGKELPVILGPVGDKNTLGLLKYFKEKNVISFSPFTGSSKVRSWNPNLYFLTASPAAEMLALLRYAITQLRLHRLGFMYLKDVSYGDDEYKLAVELTTRMDRKLCGVFALKSQIGKESDDSSFSAEWDKFANTRPQGVIVFGSPIPDTKKFLMKSLEDERTKGGYLLIPSTLQYVIENKWEKELGRDRFVPGKIIITGTNPLAKDDGYDAIKRFKDDMAKYLKEKKDNLSGTGQWNVNLNVDESNFTEQDTEGELMVDGWIAGEVLKQALSCREWLTSRDAFITSLYNQRRYVIDDIVVGDFGGECRGMAGERGASCLCNQGGNVVYMKKMGKDLRLYPMKEGVLALTSSRCYRDLSQLYAPLSGIMFKLTDDPKALRTAEAIYDGAFYVVGKGQLGHSDRFFLHWLSSKSHDTSTALYDEVEKRVVTAVFGVVDDSLLSTKGMAFIDPITLTPQLSNPRRNVIHLSPTLEQQLFVIVEHIIQNGAGKMHAIVRSGDTRGVRKVLQKTLDFFESSLSSFVASGEGSTLRDKLPTAGEVLVAGLISDDIPIILSHLGKHHNVRIFVPFFDVALLYDELVSAFRDKPFADRLLFATNLPHWGDKNTESDLVREFHRVVRDESKWKPLSLLGYVTARAMINVLQRMGHVTPEELVDAIFSQSVITVDDMRYGPFDDKCTKKSLFGKKQCAVNYGATHISVWSMSRVLNPSVSPVVTHVTPSMKYGGTEGFRLKRGHIAAIAVSCVVVLALFVTVLVLVSASRRNARDNNNAPKEPTDPVTLIFTDIESSTAQWAAHPEQMPDLVATHHRLIRSLITRYECYEVKTVGDSFMIACKSPFAAAQLACDLQRDFLNHDWKTTELDESYREFERKRAEDDSDYTPPTASLDPEVYRQLWNGLRVRVGIHTGLCDIRHDEVTKGYDYYGRTSNMAARTESVGNGGQVLMTRSTYLSLSGEEREQINVTPLGDVPLRGVPKPVEMYQLNAVPGRTFAALRLDREFEEEEDNVTGSITSGSGSFAHGLTATAQQVAGCIDALLGTFPATQRQKMLATFCERWRVKKPPGMDAWNEASCRCVTRRIAAKVGCVMDFGTRNTSGSGGSFERGGSLFSPGGAAAVTLSSSSSSSCVEGRCGTVQLIEQENVSAAS; encoded by the coding sequence ATGGTTACCTTCATGCGTGAATTGTATGTTAGAGATGGTGCATTCACTTACGTAGTGTTTTCTCTGTTACTACAGGTGCTGACTGCATCATCACTTGCAAATGATAAAATACAGGTGAAGGTATACAACATGTTATACAGTAACAAGATTTCAGCAAAGATATATGATCCTATTACTGCAGGCTTCAACGCATCCATTACCAACGGAAACCCGCCGTCAGGTGCTAATGTGGAAGTGGTATATGTTCCAACCATGGATGATTCTAAATATGCTGACTATCTCGGGAAACACATGACAACCCATGATGGTAAGGAACTCCCTGTTATACTGGGACCTGTGGGTGATAAAAACACTCTAGGTCTCTTGAAAtatttcaaagaaaagaatgtgaTTAGTTTCTCACCCTTCACAGGATCCAGTAAGGTACGCAGTTGGAATCCTAATCTGTACTTCCTGACAGCATCACCCGCTGCTGAGATGCTTGCTCTTCTCCGTTATGCTATCACTCAGTTACGGTTACATCGGCTGGGTTTCATGTACCTGAAAGATGTTTcttatggtgatgatgaatatAAGCTTGCTGTGGAATTGACAACACGGATGGATCGCAAACTGTGCggtgtttttgcattgaAGAGTCAAATTGGTAAGGAATCGGATGACAGTAGCTTCAGTGCAGAGTGGGATAAGTTTGCAAATACTCGACCTCAGGGTGTGATTGTATTTGGCTCTCCAATCCCTGATACGAAGAAATTCCTAATGAAATCATTAGAAGATGAAAGGACAAAAGGTGGATATTTGCTCATACCCTCTACACTCCAATATGTCATTGAGAATAAGTGGGAAAAGGAATTGGGTAGAGACAGGTTTGTGCCTGgtaagataataataactgggACTAATCCACTTGCGAAGGATGATGGCTATGATGCAATCAAACGATTCAAGGATGATATGGCAAAGtacctgaaggaaaagaaagataatcTGAGTGGCACTGGACAATGGAATGTTAACCTAAATGTTGACGAAAGCAACTTCACCGAGCAAGACACTGAAGGTGAGCTGATGGTTGACGGATGGATTGCTGGAGAGGTATTGAAACAAGCACTGAGTTGTCGCGAATGGCTGACTAGCAGGGATGCATTTATTACATCACTTTACAATCAACGTCGTTATGTAATTGatgatattgttgttggtgactttggtggtgagtgccgtGGTATGGCGGGTGAGCGGGGTGCATCATGTTTATGTAATCAGGGTGGGAATGTGGTGTACATGAAGAAGATGGGAAAGGATCTCCGTCTGTACCCTATGAAGGAAGGTGTATTAGCTCTTACTTCATCTCGCTGCTATCGAGACCTGTCACAGCTGTACGCCCCATTGAGTGGCATCATGTTTAAACTAACTGATGACCCAAAGGCACTGCGTACTGCAGAGGCAATATACGATGGTGCcttttatgttgttggaaagggtcAACTTGGTCACTCTGATAGATTCTTTTTGCACTGGCTATCCTCGAAATCTCATGACACTTCTACAGCTCTGtatgatgaagtggagaagcgagttgtaactgctgtgtttggtgttgtggatgattCGTTACTGTCCACGAAGGGTATGGCATTCATCGATCCTATAACACTCACACCACAACTGAGTAACCCCAGAAGGAATGTGATCCACCTGTCACCAACACTTGAGCAACAACTATTCGTGATAGTTGAGCATATCATACAAAACGGTGCTGGAAAGATGCATGCCATTGTGCGTAGTGGTGATACGAGAGGagttaggaaagtgttgcaaAAAACACTTGACTTCTTTGAATCGTCATTAAGCTCCTTTGTTGCGAGTGGTGAAGGTTCTACTTTGAGAGACAAGCTACCGACTGCAGGTGAGGTATTAGTTGCAGGTCTCATCTCAGATGATATCCCCATAATCCTCTCTCACCTTGGCAAACACCATAATGTGCGTATCTTCGTCCCGTTCTTTGATGTTGCGTTACTCTATGATGAACTTGTGAGTGCCTTCCGTGACAAGCCATTTGCTGACCGTCTGCTATTCGCAACGAATCTGCCACATTGGGGAGATAAGAACACGGAATCCGATTTGGTACGTGAGTTCCACAGAGTTGTACGAGATGAGTCGAAGTGGAAGCCATTGTCATTACTTGGATATGTCACCGCACGTGCAATGATAAATGTCCTGCAACGTATGGGACATGTAACGCCGGAGGAGCTTGTAGACGCCATCTTCAGCCAATCTGTCATTACAGTTGATGATATGCGATATGGTCCTTTTGATGACAAGTGTACTAAAAAAAGTTTGTTCGGTAAGAAGCAGTGTGCTGTGAACTATGGTGCGACGCATATTTCTGTATGGTCGATGTCACGTGTTCTGAATCCTTCCGTGTCTCCTGTGGTGACTCACGTCACACCCTCGATGAAATACGGTGGCACAGAAGGGTTTCGACTTAAGAGAGGACACATTGCTGCTATTGCAGTCAGCTGCGTTGTTGTATTGGCACTGTTTGTTACGGTTCTGGTACTTGTATCGGCATCACGCCGGAACGCccgtgacaataataatgctcCCAAGGAACCAACAGACCCCGTAACATTAATATTCACTGACATCGAGAGCAGTACAGCGCAGTGggcagcacaccctgagcAAATGCCTGACCTTGTGGCAACACATCACCGTTTGATCCGCTCCCTCATCACACGGTATGAGTGCTACGAAGTGAAAACTGTTGGAGACTCTTTTATGATTGCGTGTAAAAGTCCCTTCGCTGCTGCACAACTCGCATGTGACTTGCAACGTGATTTTCTAAACCATGACTGGAAGACCACTGAGCTTGATGAGTCTTACCGTGAATTCGAACGAAAGCGTGCGGAAGATGACAGTGATTACACACCACCAACTGCGAGCCTGGACCCTGAGGTTTATCGGCAACTGTGGAATGggttgcgtgtacgtgtgggGATTCATACTGGATTGTGTGATATTCGTCATGATGAAGTAACGAAAGGTTACGACTATTATGGACGCACATCCAACATGGCAGCACGCACGGAGAGTGTTGGTAAcggtggtcaggtgctgatgacgcGCTCAACATACCTGTCACTGAGTGGTGAAGAGCGTGAGCAAATTAATGTAACGCCTTTGGGTGATGTGCCGCTACGTGGTGTGCCGAAGcctgtggaaatgtaccagttgAATGCTGTACCTGGCCGTACCTTTGCTGCTCTGCGCCTTGACCGTGAAtttgaggaggaagaagataatGTAACTGGTAGTATCACCAGTGGGTCGGGATCTTTCGCACATGGTTTAACTGCCACTGCCCAACAAGTTGCTGGTTGTATTGATGCTCTGCTTGGCACATTCCCTGCTACCCAGCGACAGAAGATGCTTGCAACTttttgtgagcgttggcgtGTTAAGAAACCCCCAGGTATGGATGCTTGGAATGAAGCCAGTTGCCGCTGTGTCACTCGTCGGATTGCTGCGAAGGTGGGTTGTGTTATGGATTTTGGAACGAGAAATACCTCTGGTAGCGGTGGATCTTTTGAAAGGGGCGGAAGTCTCTTCTCACCTGGAGGAGCAGCTGCCGTAACgctttcttcatcctcaagTTCCTCCTGTGTTGAGGGACGCTGTGGTACCGTGCAATTGATTGAACAGGAAAATGTTAGCGCTGCCAGCTAA
- a CDS encoding receptor-type adenylate cyclase GRESAG 4,putative, with translation MVTFMRELYVRDGAFTYVVFSLLLQVLTASSLANDKIQVKVYNMLYSNKISAKIYDPIIAGFNASITNGNPPSGANVEVVYVPPKNDSDYVGHLNSETSFSNDNNGEELPVILGPVGDKNTLGLLKYFKEKNVISFSPFTGSSKVRSWNPNLYFLTASPAAEMLALLRYAITQLRLHRLGFMYLKDVSYGDDEYKLAVELTTRMDRKLCGVFALKSQIEKESDDSSFSAEWNKFANTRPQGVIVFGSPIPDTKKFLMKSLEDERTKGGYLLIPSTLQYVIENKWEKELGRDRFVPDKIIITGTNPLAKDDGYDAIKRFKDDMAKYLKLNRNNFSKDNGMLTWNVNLNVDESNFTEQDTEGELMVSGWIAGEVLKQALSCREWLTSRDAFITSLYNQRRYVIDDIVVGDFGGECRGMAGERGASCLCNQGGNVVYMKKMGKDLRLYPMKEGVLALTSSRCYRDLSQLYAPLSGIMFKLTDDPKALRTAEAIYDGAFYVVGKGRLGHSDRFFLHWLSSKSHDTSTALYDEVEKRVVTAVFGVVDDSLLSTKGMAFIDPITLTPQLSNPRRNVIHLSPTLEQQLFVIVEHIIQNGAGKMHAIVRSGDTKDIGEMLNKTLDYFFASLSPFVASGEGSTLRDKLPTAGEVLVAGLISDDIPIILSHLGKHHNVRIFVPFFDVALLYDELVSAFRNKPFADRLLFATNLPHWGDKNTESDLVREFHRVVRDESKWKPLSLLGYVTARAMINVLQRMGHVTPEELVDAIFSQSVITVDDMRYGPFDDKCTNGASFEEKHCAVNYGATHISVWSMSRVLNPSVSPVVTHVTPSMKYDEPKWIRLIYKHIAAVAVSCVVVLALFVTVLVLVIRSSRRNARDNNNAPKEPTDPVTLIFTDIESSTAQWAAHPEQMPDLVATHHRLIRSLITRYECYEVKTVGDSFMIACKSPFAAAQLACDLQRDFLNHDWKTTELDESYREFERKRAEDDSDYTPPTASLDPEVYRQLWNGLRVRVGIHTGLCDIRHDEVTKGYDYYGRTSNMAARTESVGNGGQVLMTRSTYLSLSGEEREQLNVTPLGDVPLRGVPKPVEMYQLNAVPGRTFAALRLDREFEEEEDNVTGSITSGSGSFAHGLTATAQQVAGCIDALLGTFPATQRQKMLATFCERWRVKKPPGMDAWNEASCRCVTRRIAAKVGCVMDFGTRNTSGSVASFERGGSLFSPGGAAAIMLASSSSSSCVEGRCGTVQLIEQENVSAAS, from the exons ATGGTTACCTTCATGCGTGAATTGTATGTTAGAGATGGTGCATTCACTTACGTAGTGTTTTCTCTGTTACTACAGGTGCTGACTGCATCATCACTTGCAAATGATAAAATACAGGTGAAGGTATACAACATGTTATACAGTAACAAGATTTCAGCAAAGATATATGATCCTATTATTGCAGGCTTCAACGCATCCATTACCAACGGGAACCCGCCGTCAGGTGCTAATGTGGAAGTGGTATATGTTCCACCGAAGAATGATTCAGATTATGTTGGTCATTTAAATAGCGAAACGTCCTTTAGCAACGACAATAATGGTGAGGAACTCCCTGTTATACTGGGACCTGTGGGTGATAAAAACACTCTAGGTCTCTTGAAAtatttcaaagaaaagaatgtgaTTAGTTTCTCACCCTTCACAGGATCCAGTAAGGTACGCAGTTGGAATCCTAATCTGTACTTCCTGACAGCATCACCCGCTGCTGAGATGCTTGCTCTTCTCCGTTATGCTATCACTCAGTTACGGTTACATCGGCTGGGTTTCATGTACTTGAAAGATGTTTcttatggtgatgatgaatatAAGCTTGCTGTGGAATTGACAACACGGATGGATCGCAAACTGTGCggtgtttttgcattgaAGAGTCAAATTGAAAAGGAATCGGATGACAGTAGCTTCAGTGCGGAGTGGAATAAGTTTGCAAATACTCGACCTCAGGGTGTGATTGTATTTGGCTCTCCAATCCCTGATACGAAGAAATTTCTAATGAAATCATTAGAAGATGAAAGGACAAAAGGTGGATATTTGCTCATACCCTCTACACTCCAATATGTCATTGAGAATAAGTGGGAAAAGGAATTGGGTAGAGACAGGTTTGTGCCTGataagataataataactgggACTAATCCACTTGCGAAGGATGATGGCTATGATGCAATCAAACGATTCAAGGATGATATGGCAAAGTACCTGAAACTTAACAGAAATAATTTTTCGAAAGATAATGGAATGTTAACC TGGAATGTTAACCTAAATGTTGACGAAAGCAACTTCACCGAGCAAGACACTGAAGGTGAGCTGATGGTGAGTGGATGGATTGCTGGAGAGGTATTGAAACAAGCACTGAGTTGTCGCGAATGGCTAACTAGCAGGGATGCATTTATTACATCACTTTACAATCAACGTCGTTATGTAATTGatgatattgttgttggtgactttggtggtgagtgccgtGGTATGGCGGGTGAGCGGGGTGCATCATGTTTATGTAATCAGGGTGGGAATGTGGTGTACATGAAGAAGATGGGAAAGGATCTCCGTCTGTACCCTATGAAGGAAGGTGTATTAGCTCTTACTTCATCTCGCTGCTATCGAGACCTGTCACAGCTGTACGCCCCATTGAGTGGCATCATGTTTAAACTAACTGATGACCCAAAGGCACTGCGTACTGCAGAGGCAATATACGATGGTGCcttttatgttgttggaaagggtcGACTTGGTCACTCTGATAGATTCTTTTTGCACTGGCTATCCTCGAAATCTCATGACACTTCTACAGCTCTGtatgatgaagtggagaagcgagttgtaactgctgtgtttggtgttgtggatgattCGTTACTGTCCACGAAGGGTATGGCATTCATCGATCCTATAACACTCACACCACAACTGAGTAACCCCAGAAGGAATGTGATCCACCTGTCACCAACACTTGAGCAACAACTATTCGTGATAGTTGAGCATATCATACAAAATGGTGCTGGAAAGATGCATGCCATTGTGCGTAGTGGTGATACGAAAGATATTGGAGAGATGCTGAACAAAACACTTGACTATTTTTTTGCGTCATTAAGCCCCTTTGTTGCGAGTGGTGAAGGTTCTACTTTGAGAGACAAGCTACCGACTGCAGGTGAGGTGTTAGTTGCAGGTCTCATCTCAGATGATATCCCCATAATCCTCTCTCACCTTGGCAAACACCATAATGTGCGTATCTTTGTCCCGTTCTTTGATGTTGCGTTACTCTATGATGAACTTGTGAGTGCCTTCCGTAACAAGCCATTTGCTGACCGTCTGCTATTCGCAACGAATCTGCCACATTGGGGAGATAAGAACACGGAATCCGATTTGGTACGTGAGTTCCACAGAGTTGTACGAGATGAGTCGAAGTGGAAGCCATTGTCATTACTTGGATATGTCACCGCACGTGCAATGATAAATGTCCTGCAACGTATGGGACATGTAACGCCGGAGGAGCTTGTAGACGCCATCTTCAGCCAATCTGTCATTACAGTTGATGATATGCGATATGGTCCTTTTGATGACAAGTGTACTAACGGAGCTTCATTTGAAGAAAAACACTGTGCTGTGAACTATGGTGCGACGCATATTTCTGTATGGTCGATGTCACGTGTTCTGAATCCTTCCGTGTCTCCTGTGGTGACTCACGTCACACCCTCGATGAAGTATGATGAACCAAAATGGATTCGACTAATATATAAGCATATTGCTGCTGTAGCAGTCAGCTGCGTTGTTGTATTGGCACTGTTTGTTACGGTTCTGGTACTTGTCATAAGATCATCACGCCGGAACGCccgtgacaataataatgctcCCAAGGAACCAACAGACCCCGTAACATTAATATTCACTGACATCGAGAGCAGTACAGCGCAGTGggcagcacaccctgagcAAATGCCTGACCTTGTGGCAACACATCACCGTTTGATCCGCTCCCTCATCACACGGTATGAGTGCTACGAAGTGAAAACTGTTGGAGACTCTTTTATGATTGCGTGTAAAAGTCCCTTCGCTGCTGCACAACTCGCATGTGACTTGCAACGTGATTTTCTAAACCATGACTGGAAGACCACTGAGCTTGATGAGTCTTACCGTGAATTCGAACGAAAGCGTGCGGAAGATGACAGTGATTACACACCACCAACTGCGAGCCTGGACCCTGAGGTTTATCGGCAACTGTGGAATGggttgcgtgtacgtgtgggGATTCATACTGGATTGTGTGATATTCGTCATGATGAAGTAACGAAAGGTTACGACTATTATGGACGCACATCCAACATGGCAGCACGCACGGAGAGTGTTGGTAAcggtggtcaggtgctgatgacgcGCTCAACATACCTGTCACTGAGTGGTGAAGAGCGTGAGCAACTTAATGTAACGCCTTTGGGTGATGTGCCGCTACGTGGTGTGCCGAAGcctgtggaaatgtaccagttgAATGCTGTACCTGGCCGTACCTTTGCTGCTCTGCGCCTTGACCGTGAAtttgaggaggaagaagataatGTAACTGGTAGTATCACCAGTGGGTCGGGATCTTTCGCACATGGTTTAACTGCCACTGCCCAACAAGTTGCTGGTTGTATTGATGCTCTGCTTGGCACATTCCCTGCTACCCAGCGACAGAAGATGCTTGCAACTttttgtgagcgttggcgtGTTAAGAAACCCCCAGGTATGGATGCTTGGAATGAAGCCAGTTGCCGCTGTGTCACTCGTCGGATTGCTGCGAAGGTGGGTTGTGTTATGGATTTTGGAACGAGAAATACCTCTGGTAGTGTGGCTTCTTTTGAAAGGGGCGGAAGTCTCTTCTCACCTGGAGGAGCAGCTGCTATAATGCTTGCTTCATCCTCAAGTTCCTCCTGTGTTGAGGGACGCTGTGGTACCGTGCAATTGATTGAACAGGAAAATGTTAGCGCTGCCAGCTAA